A single window of Streptomyces cathayae DNA harbors:
- the fxsT gene encoding FxSxx-COOH system tetratricopeptide repeat protein, producing the protein MIHSPFRGGGAHDGVRPGAASRSGLRSGPDGTTPLWDEAGDAVWLAMHRERLILQAAGAPPPGSPTVAAGAFDRAPAGEVRPPEATRAPDSDPRDTLRPDDHGPSPTPAPAPASAPVAGTAEPYGTSRRSGPGPAGQPAQRLEGLLVELGRKLALDDSRSIEKSVLPLKRRVASLHRQVLDEERTAETAAEQGVWLPLQRPAEERWLTLTLLVDSGESMRLWAPTAERLQETLHGSGAFRDVRLLHWPAGPHSADPAPPGDGRQVLLVLTDLQAARWADGSANRALVRWARAVPTAVVHVLPDHVWARTGTQAHRVRLTAPGPAAPNATWSIRHDDISLGPDDFLDDFADGFTPEPGTAGRGIAVPVVTLTPEGLGRWARFTAGEVTGAWATRALWVSPTAAVPRPAARPDRPRSLAPPAVQARALRAQLSPTAYRLARLCAALPLLNLAVLRMVQARLLPEARTWHVAELLLSGTLRRVPGDTEAPALVRSELELGTELRRELLSEGTKGETAWAMTLMFDSLASAVQGPLGQTFGQLGGIVRDPSRASRFPVEALPPWISSVFPAFAAMAGPYATALNELSNRLAVAAEPSSPSLAEVSEEATSDGNTPLVMAADVPDSEEERNAEVTGLQSAEVGRRSDGLQKPPPVWGNVPPRNRAFTGRVQLLEDLHRRLQEGTTAVLPEALQGMGGVGKSQLAVEYVYRHLHEYQVVWWIPSEQPQQIRQFLVMLAGRLGVSVGSGEANSAVPAVIEALRIGEPYKNWLLVFDNAENPEAVREFFPTNGPGRILVTSRNAQWAASARPLEVDVFTREESRALLQLRAPTLDDETADRLAETLGDLPLGIEQAAVWLSETGMPADEYLRLFEQQANELMNSDPPADYPLTVAAAWNVSLERLRRNHPAALQLLQVCAFFAPEPISRRLLTGVRDAPVPAELSAALSDPIKLGRAIREINRYALARINHNTNTVQLHRLVQRVLINQMSEQLKRQMREGAHRLLAKGDPDEPEAPHQWQQYGDLLPHVLHSRAVESTDPWVRQLVVNEVQYMFSWGDHQGCADLAKLAYDTWRAQDGENAEHVFAAAKPYADALRILGRYSEAYELDQRTLAGMTEVLGPEHESTLEVTSMLAWDLRLRGNFSRALELDKHVFDTCTRLFGPNDVTTLVAAHRHALNLRFIGELQEALTLDRDTYRRRVEEFGENSLNTLSTMAAVALDLQEGGHYLAARDQAHDVADRYRYNYGEAHPHTMAALRLLSVTERRAGHHPRALELSGRALHLFQTRYGDKYPLTVSTLVAHAIDVRQSGDLDRALLLGQQGYEGFEALFGHDHPHTVAGRVNQAICLRLSGQVEAARAINTQARDRLVETLGEDHPNALACSSNLAVDLYELGEVQASVDLARRSMELGRARFGTEHDHPVVLAASLNLALGLRQLGRREEAEELYADTLARYRTSLGEDHPACRAAEESRTANCDIDPLQI; encoded by the coding sequence ATGATCCATTCGCCCTTCCGAGGCGGCGGGGCGCATGACGGTGTCAGGCCGGGTGCCGCTTCGCGTTCCGGGCTGCGCTCCGGTCCGGACGGTACGACACCTCTCTGGGACGAAGCCGGGGACGCCGTCTGGCTGGCGATGCACCGGGAGCGACTGATCCTCCAGGCCGCCGGGGCACCCCCGCCCGGCTCACCGACGGTGGCCGCCGGCGCCTTCGACCGCGCGCCGGCGGGCGAGGTCCGCCCGCCGGAGGCGACCCGTGCACCGGACTCCGACCCCCGGGACACCCTCCGTCCCGACGACCACGGCCCGTCGCCGACACCCGCGCCCGCACCTGCTTCCGCACCCGTCGCCGGGACCGCGGAGCCGTACGGCACCTCCCGCCGGTCCGGGCCCGGACCGGCCGGACAGCCGGCGCAACGGCTGGAGGGTCTGCTGGTGGAGCTGGGCAGGAAGCTGGCCCTGGACGACTCCCGGTCCATCGAGAAGTCGGTGCTGCCCCTCAAACGGCGGGTCGCCTCACTCCACCGGCAGGTGCTGGACGAGGAGCGCACCGCCGAGACCGCGGCCGAGCAGGGGGTCTGGCTGCCGTTGCAGCGCCCCGCCGAGGAACGCTGGCTGACCTTGACGCTGCTGGTCGACTCCGGGGAGTCGATGCGGTTGTGGGCACCGACCGCCGAGCGTCTGCAGGAGACGCTGCACGGTTCCGGCGCGTTCCGCGACGTACGCCTGCTCCACTGGCCCGCCGGCCCGCATTCCGCCGATCCGGCGCCTCCGGGCGACGGACGCCAGGTGCTGCTGGTGCTCACCGATCTGCAGGCCGCTCGTTGGGCCGACGGCAGCGCGAACCGCGCACTCGTCCGCTGGGCCCGCGCCGTACCCACCGCGGTCGTGCACGTCCTGCCCGACCATGTGTGGGCCCGCACCGGCACCCAGGCCCACCGGGTCCGGCTCACCGCGCCGGGTCCGGCAGCTCCCAACGCCACCTGGTCGATCAGGCACGACGACATCTCTCTGGGCCCCGACGACTTCCTGGACGACTTCGCGGACGGTTTCACTCCGGAGCCCGGCACGGCCGGCCGGGGCATCGCCGTACCGGTGGTGACGCTGACGCCCGAAGGGCTGGGCCGGTGGGCGCGGTTCACCGCGGGCGAGGTGACCGGCGCATGGGCCACCCGGGCGCTGTGGGTGTCGCCGACGGCCGCCGTCCCGCGGCCGGCCGCACGCCCGGACCGGCCCCGGAGCCTGGCGCCGCCCGCCGTCCAGGCCCGCGCGCTGCGGGCTCAGCTCTCCCCCACCGCCTACCGCCTCGCCCGGCTGTGCGCGGCGCTGCCGCTGCTGAACCTCGCCGTCCTGCGGATGGTGCAGGCCCGGCTGCTGCCCGAGGCCCGCACCTGGCATGTCGCCGAGCTGCTCCTCTCCGGCACCCTGCGGCGGGTCCCCGGCGACACCGAGGCGCCCGCCCTGGTGCGGTCCGAGCTGGAGCTCGGCACCGAACTGCGCCGGGAACTGCTGTCCGAGGGGACCAAGGGGGAAACGGCGTGGGCGATGACCCTCATGTTCGATTCCCTCGCCTCCGCGGTTCAGGGCCCCTTGGGCCAAACCTTCGGTCAACTCGGGGGAATCGTCCGCGATCCGAGTCGCGCTTCCCGTTTCCCCGTGGAAGCTTTACCACCATGGATTTCCTCTGTATTTCCTGCATTCGCGGCCATGGCCGGCCCCTATGCGACGGCCTTGAACGAGCTCAGCAACCGCCTCGCCGTGGCCGCTGAGCCCTCCTCGCCATCACTCGCCGAGGTGTCGGAGGAAGCGACCTCCGACGGCAACACCCCGTTGGTCATGGCGGCCGATGTACCGGATTCCGAAGAAGAAAGGAACGCTGAAGTGACCGGCTTGCAGTCCGCCGAAGTCGGGCGAAGGAGTGACGGGCTGCAGAAGCCGCCACCCGTCTGGGGGAACGTCCCTCCCCGAAACCGGGCCTTCACCGGCCGTGTCCAGCTTCTCGAGGATCTCCACCGCAGGTTGCAGGAGGGCACCACGGCAGTGCTGCCCGAGGCGCTCCAGGGAATGGGCGGCGTCGGCAAATCCCAACTGGCGGTCGAATACGTTTACCGCCACCTCCACGAGTATCAGGTCGTCTGGTGGATTCCCTCCGAGCAGCCACAGCAGATCCGCCAGTTCCTGGTGATGCTCGCGGGCCGGCTCGGTGTGAGCGTCGGCAGCGGGGAGGCCAACAGCGCCGTTCCCGCGGTGATAGAGGCACTGCGTATCGGCGAGCCCTACAAGAACTGGCTTCTCGTCTTCGACAACGCAGAAAATCCCGAGGCCGTGCGCGAATTCTTTCCGACAAACGGGCCGGGCCGTATTCTTGTCACCTCCCGCAACGCCCAGTGGGCCGCCTCCGCACGTCCGCTGGAGGTCGATGTCTTCACCCGCGAGGAGAGCAGGGCACTGCTGCAGCTGCGTGCCCCCACACTGGACGACGAGACGGCGGACCGGCTCGCCGAAACTCTGGGCGACCTGCCCCTGGGCATCGAACAGGCGGCCGTATGGCTGTCCGAGACCGGTATGCCCGCCGACGAGTACCTCCGTCTGTTCGAGCAACAGGCCAACGAGCTGATGAACAGCGACCCGCCGGCCGACTACCCGCTGACCGTGGCGGCCGCCTGGAACGTGTCGCTGGAGCGGCTGCGGCGCAATCACCCGGCCGCCCTCCAACTCCTCCAGGTGTGCGCGTTCTTCGCTCCGGAGCCGATCTCCCGGCGGCTGCTGACCGGTGTGCGTGACGCCCCCGTGCCGGCGGAGCTGAGTGCGGCGCTCAGCGACCCGATCAAACTGGGCCGGGCCATCCGCGAGATCAACCGCTACGCGCTGGCCCGCATCAACCACAACACCAACACGGTCCAACTGCACCGCCTGGTGCAGCGCGTGCTCATCAACCAGATGTCGGAGCAGCTGAAGCGGCAGATGCGCGAGGGTGCGCACCGGCTGCTCGCCAAGGGCGACCCCGACGAGCCCGAGGCCCCGCACCAGTGGCAGCAGTACGGCGACCTGCTGCCGCACGTACTGCACAGCAGAGCCGTCGAGTCGACCGACCCGTGGGTGCGTCAACTCGTCGTCAACGAAGTGCAGTACATGTTCTCGTGGGGCGACCACCAGGGCTGCGCCGATCTGGCCAAGCTGGCCTACGACACCTGGCGGGCCCAGGACGGTGAGAACGCCGAGCACGTGTTCGCCGCCGCCAAGCCGTACGCCGACGCGCTGCGCATCCTGGGCCGCTACTCGGAGGCGTACGAACTGGACCAGCGGACCCTGGCCGGCATGACCGAGGTACTCGGTCCCGAGCACGAGTCCACCCTCGAGGTCACCAGCATGCTCGCCTGGGATCTGCGCCTGCGCGGCAACTTCTCCCGGGCCCTGGAGCTCGACAAGCACGTCTTCGACACCTGCACCCGGCTGTTCGGCCCGAACGACGTGACCACACTCGTGGCCGCGCACCGGCACGCGCTCAACCTGCGTTTCATCGGCGAGTTGCAGGAGGCCCTCACGCTGGACCGGGACACCTACCGCCGCAGGGTGGAGGAGTTCGGCGAGAACTCCCTGAACACCCTGTCCACCATGGCCGCCGTCGCCCTCGACCTGCAGGAGGGCGGGCACTACCTGGCCGCCCGCGACCAGGCCCACGACGTGGCGGACCGGTACCGGTACAACTACGGCGAGGCCCACCCGCACACCATGGCCGCGCTGCGACTGCTGTCGGTGACCGAGCGGCGGGCCGGCCACCATCCTCGGGCACTGGAGCTGTCCGGCCGTGCCCTCCATCTGTTCCAGACCCGGTACGGCGACAAGTACCCGCTGACCGTCTCCACCCTGGTGGCGCACGCCATCGACGTACGCCAGAGTGGCGATCTCGACCGGGCGCTGCTGCTCGGACAGCAGGGGTACGAGGGTTTCGAGGCGCTGTTCGGCCACGACCATCCGCACACCGTCGCCGGGCGCGTCAACCAGGCGATCTGTCTGCGGCTGTCCGGCCAGGTCGAGGCGGCGCGCGCGATCAACACGCAGGCCCGGGACCGTCTGGTGGAGACGCTCGGCGAGGATCACCCCAACGCGCTCGCCTGCTCCTCGAACCTCGCCGTCGACCTGTACGAACTGGGCGAGGTCCAGGCGTCGGTCGACCTCGCGCGGCGCAGCATGGAGCTGGGGCGGGCCCGCTTCGGCACCGAGCACGACCACCCGGTCGTGCTGGCCGCCTCCCTCAACCTCGCACTGGGCCTGCGCCAACTGGGGCGGCGCGAGGAGGCGGAGGAGCTCTACGCCGACACCCTCGCCCGCTACCGGACGTCCCTCGGCGAGGACCACCCGGCGTGCCGGGCGGCGGAGGAGAGCCGCACCGCCAACTGCGACATCGACCCGTTGCAGATCTGA
- a CDS encoding effector-associated domain 2-containing protein, whose product MRVLAAPDAPEDGKAPKARPAGGGISGPPDTGTVPRQLARPARAAVAGAAVLLTDRLAVTCAHVVEAALRCRRLDEAPKGAFPVDLPAFPRSRLTARVAPGGWFRDPPAGDLAVLTLDGALPAGAAPAPVGGGPVGDGASVLVYGHPATVLDGVWARARTVAAGGAHPGWLQLDGDGGRGACIERGFSGAGVWDEDQRQVIGVVASVLDGGGPVPTRVAWMIPLGLLAGTPFAPPPAGAAGPGSVDAWDLVDALMATGAAAAGARALLSVLPVGISGTVPRDDVPRLQLFHLVRRCGDFPDGPGELARAVRQLEGDTVPARDFARTARALWPDRLDGDA is encoded by the coding sequence ATGCGGGTCCTCGCCGCCCCGGACGCCCCGGAGGACGGGAAGGCACCGAAGGCGCGGCCGGCCGGCGGCGGCATCTCCGGTCCGCCCGACACCGGGACGGTTCCCCGGCAACTTGCCCGGCCCGCACGGGCCGCCGTCGCCGGTGCCGCTGTGCTCCTGACCGACCGGCTGGCCGTGACCTGTGCCCATGTCGTGGAGGCCGCGCTGAGGTGCCGTCGGCTGGACGAGGCCCCGAAGGGCGCGTTCCCGGTGGACCTCCCGGCATTTCCCAGAAGCCGCCTGACCGCCCGGGTGGCCCCGGGCGGCTGGTTCCGCGACCCGCCCGCCGGGGATCTGGCCGTACTGACGCTGGACGGGGCGCTGCCCGCGGGCGCCGCTCCCGCGCCCGTCGGCGGCGGACCGGTCGGTGACGGCGCGAGTGTCCTCGTGTACGGGCATCCCGCCACCGTGCTCGACGGAGTGTGGGCGCGTGCCAGGACGGTGGCAGCCGGCGGGGCGCACCCGGGCTGGCTGCAGCTCGACGGCGACGGCGGCCGAGGGGCGTGCATCGAGCGGGGGTTCAGCGGTGCGGGAGTGTGGGACGAGGACCAGCGGCAGGTGATCGGTGTGGTGGCCTCCGTACTGGACGGGGGCGGGCCCGTCCCTACGCGCGTCGCGTGGATGATCCCGCTGGGGCTGCTCGCGGGGACCCCGTTCGCACCGCCTCCGGCCGGTGCGGCCGGTCCTGGGTCCGTGGACGCCTGGGACCTCGTCGACGCGCTCATGGCGACGGGAGCGGCCGCCGCCGGCGCCCGTGCCCTGCTGTCCGTACTGCCCGTCGGGATCTCCGGCACGGTGCCGCGTGACGACGTGCCGCGGTTGCAGCTGTTCCATCTCGTGCGCCGCTGTGGCGACTTTCCGGACGGGCCGGGTGAGTTGGCGCGTGCGGTGAGGCAGTTGGAAGGCGACACCGTCCCCGCGCGGGACTTCGCCCGCACGGCACGTGCCCTGTGGCCGGACCGGTTGGACGGTGATGCCTGA
- a CDS encoding CU044_2847 family protein: protein MQFDLGDGDFVVADIERVGGGVVDAATPSDLVARATGSFTTALEQVRSAAALTVRRMRDLPQRPDEVTVEFGIRLEAEVGAVLARTGAQGHLQVQLTWRNENRADAEQAGGEGREETSRAGRAPASPEPLLP, encoded by the coding sequence GTGCAATTCGACTTGGGTGACGGGGACTTCGTCGTCGCGGACATCGAACGGGTCGGCGGCGGAGTCGTGGACGCCGCCACCCCCTCCGATCTGGTCGCCCGCGCCACCGGCTCCTTCACCACGGCACTGGAGCAGGTCCGCAGTGCCGCCGCCCTCACCGTCCGCCGCATGCGCGACCTGCCCCAGCGCCCCGACGAGGTCACCGTGGAGTTCGGCATCCGACTGGAGGCGGAGGTCGGCGCGGTACTGGCCCGCACCGGTGCGCAGGGTCATCTCCAGGTGCAGCTGACGTGGCGCAACGAGAACCGGGCCGACGCGGAGCAGGCCGGCGGGGAGGGGAGAGAGGAGACGAGCCGGGCAGGACGCGCCCCTGCTTCCCCTGAGCCGCTCCTGCCGTAG
- a CDS encoding PaaI family thioesterase, which translates to MERSRTFGWEDPGILNAAMGQDSGLAVMRDWLAGRLPDPPVAAALGMTLEEVEQGRVVFALVPGEEHYNPIGSVHGGIYATLLDSAAGCAVLSILPKGTRYTSLDLNVKFLRPVTVDTGKVRAVGTVLKSGRRTAFAQVELVDSADRLLAHATSSCMLFPA; encoded by the coding sequence GTGGAAAGATCACGCACGTTCGGCTGGGAGGACCCGGGCATCCTGAACGCGGCCATGGGGCAGGACAGCGGTCTCGCCGTGATGCGCGACTGGCTGGCCGGCCGCCTTCCCGACCCGCCGGTCGCCGCGGCACTCGGGATGACCCTCGAGGAGGTCGAACAGGGTCGCGTGGTGTTCGCCCTCGTCCCGGGCGAGGAGCACTACAACCCGATCGGCAGCGTGCACGGCGGCATCTACGCCACCCTGCTCGACTCGGCGGCGGGCTGCGCGGTGCTGTCGATCCTGCCGAAGGGCACGCGGTACACCTCGCTCGACCTGAACGTGAAGTTCCTGCGCCCGGTCACCGTCGACACGGGCAAGGTCCGGGCCGTCGGCACGGTCCTCAAGAGCGGTCGCCGCACGGCGTTCGCCCAGGTCGAACTCGTCGACTCGGCCGACCGGTTGCTCGCCCACGCCACCAGCAGCTGCATGCTCTTCCCCGCCTGA
- a CDS encoding AAA family ATPase — translation MADRGLHDPAAADDAVVDPDAWHLYRGTGRPREDTPGIGLLPSPPPWRRFTGGPLIEEPPPQDEAEFTRRLGPVDGTVPRAASARERDLVNAALLLRRPLIVTGPPGIGKSSLAHCISRELGLSRVLRWNITSRSTLKEGLYAYDAIGRVQEAAARGALRGPAVQAVSEPAGEPEAMGQPPAEPDSDALRNVGDYIQLGPLGTALLPRSAPRVLLIDEIDKADVDLVGDLLSVFEEGEYRVPELARMRSRTPDVEVHTDDPDGTAVVHHGLVRCAAFPVVVITSNGERVLPPAFLRRCLYLELPPPDAGQLAAVLSAHLSDGDETRSIMIRDFLARSRTGGTLAADQLLSSEFLRTTPAGPDQNSWNELLHALWRRLDGAGTGG, via the coding sequence ATGGCCGACAGGGGTCTGCACGATCCGGCAGCGGCCGACGACGCCGTCGTCGATCCCGATGCCTGGCACCTCTACCGGGGTACGGGCCGGCCGCGCGAGGACACACCGGGCATCGGTCTCCTGCCGTCTCCCCCGCCGTGGCGGCGCTTCACCGGTGGGCCACTGATCGAGGAGCCGCCACCGCAGGACGAGGCGGAGTTCACCCGTCGGCTGGGACCGGTCGACGGCACCGTGCCGCGGGCCGCCTCGGCACGGGAGAGGGACCTGGTCAACGCGGCCCTGTTACTGCGCCGCCCGTTGATCGTCACGGGCCCGCCCGGCATCGGCAAGTCCAGCCTCGCCCATTGCATCAGCCGTGAGCTGGGGCTCTCCCGGGTCCTGCGGTGGAACATCACCAGCCGGAGCACCCTCAAAGAGGGTCTGTACGCCTACGACGCCATCGGCCGGGTGCAGGAGGCCGCCGCCCGCGGAGCCCTGCGCGGCCCCGCCGTGCAGGCGGTGTCCGAGCCGGCCGGGGAGCCGGAGGCGATGGGGCAACCGCCCGCCGAACCCGACTCCGACGCACTGCGCAATGTGGGTGACTACATCCAACTCGGGCCGCTGGGAACCGCGTTACTCCCCCGTTCCGCCCCCCGGGTGCTGCTGATCGACGAGATCGACAAGGCCGACGTGGATCTCGTCGGCGACCTCCTGAGCGTGTTCGAGGAGGGTGAGTACCGGGTCCCCGAGCTGGCCCGGATGCGCTCCCGGACGCCGGACGTCGAGGTGCACACCGACGACCCGGACGGTACGGCGGTCGTCCACCACGGGCTGGTGCGCTGTGCGGCCTTCCCCGTCGTCGTGATCACCAGCAACGGCGAGCGTGTCCTGCCGCCGGCCTTCCTACGGCGCTGTCTGTATCTCGAACTGCCCCCACCGGACGCCGGTCAGCTCGCGGCAGTGCTGTCGGCCCATCTGTCCGACGGCGACGAGACCCGGAGCATCATGATCCGGGACTTCCTGGCCCGGTCCCGCACCGGCGGCACACTCGCCGCGGACCAGTTGCTGAGTTCGGAGTTCCTCCGCACCACTCCGGCCGGCCCCGACCAGAACTCCTGGAACGAGCTGCTGCACGCGCTGTGGCGCCGCCTCGACGGAGCAGGGACTGGAGGATGA
- a CDS encoding effector-associated domain 2-containing protein gives MSEHPLWITSPGHQVSRGERATQLVDALMKVPVLDTVRSRRLCIETALERLGQRLSVAEFDERKLHLVEMVKVFGSVPEGWRELTGAVRFLAHYDLPSEQAAALAGGPAPHLGDSRQRRELASLLGGLDRQSVPELERIFAFAAGDGFGPLPSGVRTAWEAYELLENCNVPSDGVSRCVRFAQEVGYVVGPELGDALRQWLSREVRSSTGEGVEAMRLLSDVRRGTGRWRQAADGTAYLVIRLHPCEESSEHVWLTCWTSTGDSWQPRQRDDRRLPLSQVPARVAALVDQEEARLRHHRGGVVLEFILPVDMVNTPVEEWPRAAPFGATGGDSAFAAPFGMEYKVVIRSLERMDALHLHRVWNERWQVLTNGGGANVHRCEQGDGSEQHRLYVKLKQDSSISLMTLGSPPDDEAGRRELMLGLQVGLPVLLWAHQGALSDREYAAVHTLSDAGGWDALLDHVTRLHFSPGTRDDGHEGVMRSRIAVLWDDPSRLPEVPESAG, from the coding sequence ATGTCGGAGCACCCCTTGTGGATCACCTCCCCGGGCCACCAGGTCTCCCGTGGCGAACGGGCCACACAACTCGTCGACGCGCTCATGAAGGTGCCGGTGCTGGACACGGTGCGCTCGCGTCGCCTGTGCATCGAGACCGCCCTGGAACGCCTCGGACAGCGCCTGTCCGTCGCGGAGTTCGACGAGAGGAAGCTCCATCTGGTCGAAATGGTGAAGGTGTTCGGCAGCGTGCCCGAAGGCTGGCGGGAACTCACCGGAGCGGTGCGGTTCCTGGCTCACTACGACCTGCCCTCGGAGCAGGCGGCCGCACTGGCCGGCGGTCCGGCCCCGCACCTGGGCGACTCCAGGCAGCGACGTGAACTCGCTTCCCTTCTGGGCGGATTGGACCGGCAGAGCGTTCCGGAGCTGGAGCGGATCTTCGCGTTCGCCGCCGGTGACGGCTTCGGCCCGCTGCCCTCCGGCGTGCGCACGGCCTGGGAGGCGTACGAGTTGCTGGAGAACTGCAATGTGCCGTCGGACGGCGTCTCCCGGTGCGTGCGCTTCGCGCAGGAGGTGGGGTACGTCGTCGGCCCCGAGCTCGGCGACGCCCTGCGCCAGTGGCTCAGCCGGGAGGTACGGTCCTCGACGGGCGAGGGCGTGGAGGCCATGCGGCTGCTCAGCGACGTACGGCGCGGCACGGGCCGTTGGCGGCAGGCGGCGGACGGCACGGCCTATCTCGTGATCCGGCTGCATCCGTGCGAGGAGTCCTCCGAGCATGTGTGGCTCACCTGCTGGACCAGTACGGGTGACTCCTGGCAGCCGCGTCAGCGCGACGACCGGCGGCTGCCGCTGAGCCAGGTCCCGGCCCGGGTGGCCGCCCTGGTCGACCAGGAGGAGGCACGGCTGCGCCATCACCGGGGAGGTGTCGTCCTGGAGTTCATCCTTCCGGTGGACATGGTGAACACACCCGTCGAGGAATGGCCGCGCGCTGCCCCCTTCGGTGCGACGGGAGGGGATTCGGCCTTCGCGGCGCCCTTCGGGATGGAGTACAAGGTCGTCATAAGAAGTCTGGAGCGGATGGACGCCCTGCATCTCCATCGCGTCTGGAACGAGCGCTGGCAGGTGCTCACCAACGGCGGCGGAGCGAACGTACACCGCTGTGAACAGGGAGATGGCTCCGAACAGCACAGGCTGTACGTGAAGTTGAAGCAGGATTCGTCCATCTCCCTGATGACGCTCGGCTCACCGCCCGACGACGAGGCGGGCCGTCGTGAACTGATGCTGGGGCTGCAAGTGGGTCTGCCGGTACTGCTGTGGGCGCACCAGGGGGCGCTCAGCGACCGGGAGTACGCCGCCGTGCACACTCTCTCCGATGCGGGCGGCTGGGATGCGCTACTCGACCATGTGACGCGCTTGCACTTCTCTCCCGGTACACGGGACGATGGGCACGAGGGCGTCATGCGCTCTCGCATAGCTGTGCTGTGGGACGATCCGAGCCGCCTCCCCGAGGTTCCGGAATCGGCGGGCTGA
- a CDS encoding HEXXH motif domain-containing protein: MSGTTSRPAKGTPRHRIPVADLDAVAAGRVTGKTAARLFRIERSRRMLMLRGVTAALVAAGDPGPLPPATEAVGLLLRAEAADGRVVSELLAHPAVGVWAVGLLNRLRSKEAADAPGRPLWQDAGYLHALAGAAAVRAGVSAVVRVPARNGTVCLPTLGRAEFPGPHVEYATAVLDTSTPGGGETATLTLGTRVLRLSEEPGRPGERWHPVRPLVWSPGGRAHSPVLDDSDPYRDFRDPHPAREPLTAAEEDRWRRLLAEAGRVLAARHPDAGELLSSFLRTLTPLPRMPRFRTASASYSEAVGGVLASEPYDATELAATLVHEARHSVLNSLAHQVGLFRRPDPKDPDEPLLYAPWRSDPRPTSGLVHGAFAFAGVADFWRVERHALHGHRADLAHFEFAVWRDAVTQALRSLSAPEPQACLTDWGRRFVARLASWTAPWAREQVPPRPLATARAEGVDLRVTWRLHHLRADPGAVRELAERWRAGQSPRGIDVPVELGRPGAAGGREPRSELRRVLLADGEPAGGIDGADRPADLLAADLSLVAGDTADALRGYRTVLADDPGAHAAWAGLTLALAAADATAATPCLLGRPELVRALALELHGDGACSVDPVKLCTWLSE, translated from the coding sequence ATGTCCGGGACGACATCAAGACCGGCCAAGGGCACGCCACGGCACCGCATTCCGGTGGCCGACCTCGACGCCGTGGCGGCCGGACGCGTGACGGGGAAGACGGCCGCCCGTCTCTTCCGGATCGAGCGCAGCCGGCGCATGCTGATGCTGCGCGGGGTGACCGCGGCACTGGTTGCCGCCGGTGATCCCGGGCCGCTCCCGCCCGCCACGGAGGCGGTCGGACTACTGCTGCGCGCCGAAGCCGCCGATGGCCGGGTCGTCTCGGAGCTCCTCGCCCATCCCGCGGTCGGTGTGTGGGCGGTCGGCCTGCTGAACCGGCTCCGGTCGAAGGAAGCGGCCGACGCGCCGGGGCGGCCACTGTGGCAGGACGCGGGGTATCTGCACGCGCTGGCGGGCGCCGCGGCCGTCCGGGCCGGGGTGAGCGCGGTCGTCCGGGTCCCGGCCCGCAACGGCACGGTGTGTCTGCCCACCCTGGGGCGGGCCGAGTTCCCCGGTCCGCACGTCGAGTACGCCACCGCCGTACTGGACACGAGCACCCCGGGCGGGGGAGAGACGGCCACACTGACGCTCGGTACGCGCGTACTGCGGCTGTCCGAGGAGCCCGGGCGGCCGGGTGAACGCTGGCATCCCGTGCGCCCCCTGGTCTGGAGTCCGGGAGGCAGGGCGCACTCCCCCGTCCTCGACGACTCCGACCCCTACCGGGACTTCCGGGATCCCCACCCCGCGCGGGAACCCCTGACCGCCGCCGAGGAGGACCGGTGGCGTCGGCTTCTCGCCGAGGCCGGCCGGGTGCTGGCCGCACGCCATCCGGACGCCGGCGAACTGCTGTCCTCCTTCCTGCGCACCCTGACGCCCCTCCCGCGGATGCCCCGCTTCCGCACCGCGAGTGCCTCGTACTCGGAGGCCGTCGGCGGTGTCCTCGCCTCCGAGCCGTACGACGCGACCGAACTCGCGGCCACCCTGGTGCACGAGGCCCGGCACTCCGTCCTCAACAGCCTCGCCCACCAGGTCGGACTCTTCCGACGGCCGGACCCGAAGGACCCCGACGAACCACTGCTGTACGCCCCCTGGCGCAGTGACCCCCGGCCCACCTCCGGACTGGTGCACGGTGCGTTCGCGTTCGCCGGAGTCGCCGACTTCTGGCGAGTCGAGCGGCACGCACTGCACGGGCACCGGGCCGACCTCGCACATTTCGAGTTCGCGGTCTGGCGGGACGCCGTGACGCAGGCACTGCGCTCCCTGAGCGCTCCGGAACCCCAGGCGTGCCTGACCGACTGGGGTCGCCGGTTCGTGGCCCGGCTCGCCTCCTGGACCGCCCCGTGGGCGCGGGAGCAGGTGCCGCCCCGGCCGCTCGCGACGGCCCGGGCGGAGGGCGTCGACCTGCGGGTCACCTGGCGGCTGCACCATCTGCGCGCCGACCCGGGCGCGGTGCGCGAGCTGGCGGAACGATGGCGGGCGGGACAGTCACCGCGCGGCATCGACGTTCCCGTGGAGCTGGGGCGGCCGGGAGCGGCCGGTGGGCGCGAGCCGCGCAGTGAGCTGCGCCGCGTGCTCCTCGCCGACGGCGAACCGGCGGGCGGGATCGACGGTGCGGACCGCCCGGCGGACCTGCTCGCCGCCGACCTGAGCCTGGTCGCCGGAGACACGGCGGACGCACTGCGCGGCTATCGAACCGTCCTCGCCGACGATCCCGGCGCGCACGCCGCCTGGGCCGGGCTCACGCTGGCCCTGGCGGCGGCGGACGCCACCGCCGCGACGCCCTGTCTGCTCGGCCGGCCGGAACTGGTCCGCGCGCTCGCGCTGGAACTCCACGGGGACGGCGCTTGCTCCGTGGATCCGGTGAAGCTGTGCACCTGGCTGAGTGAGTGA